In the genome of Afifella aestuarii, one region contains:
- the pflA gene encoding pyruvate formate-lyase-activating protein, with amino-acid sequence MTSSAARSTSATDLVQEVTQSEAPEAAAAPCVKGWVHSLETGGTLDGPGLRYVLFLSGCPLRCCYCHNPDTWHMRKGKLQSSDDIAAEIASFAPFLKRGRGGVTLTGGEPLVQPEFCRAILRASKELGLHTALDTSGFLGARADDAFLEDVDLVLLDIKAFSEATYRNVTGVRLRPTLDFAERLSAMKKPVWLRYVLVPDFTDNTAEIEALARYVADLKNVERVDVLPYHDLGAYKWPRLDKAYRLAGTQPPKLEETERVRNIFRARGLLAT; translated from the coding sequence TTGACGTCATCAGCCGCACGTTCCACCAGCGCCACTGATCTCGTTCAGGAGGTGACGCAGAGCGAAGCACCCGAGGCCGCGGCGGCGCCTTGCGTCAAGGGCTGGGTGCATTCGCTCGAAACGGGCGGCACACTCGACGGGCCCGGCCTCCGTTACGTGCTGTTTCTTTCCGGCTGCCCTTTGCGCTGCTGCTACTGCCACAACCCCGACACGTGGCACATGCGCAAGGGGAAGCTGCAGAGTTCAGACGACATCGCGGCGGAGATTGCCTCCTTCGCGCCCTTCCTGAAGCGCGGGCGCGGCGGCGTCACCTTGACGGGTGGCGAACCGCTTGTGCAGCCCGAATTCTGCCGGGCGATCCTGCGGGCATCGAAAGAGCTCGGCCTGCACACGGCGCTCGACACATCCGGCTTTCTCGGTGCGCGCGCCGATGACGCGTTCCTGGAGGATGTCGACCTCGTTCTCCTCGACATCAAGGCGTTCTCGGAAGCCACCTATCGCAATGTCACAGGCGTGCGTCTGCGCCCGACGCTCGATTTCGCCGAACGGCTCTCTGCCATGAAGAAGCCCGTGTGGCTTCGTTACGTCCTCGTGCCGGATTTCACCGACAATACGGCGGAAATCGAAGCCCTCGCCCGCTATGTGGCCGATCTCAAGAATGTCGAGCGCGTCGACGTCCTGCCCTATCACGATCTCGGCGCCTACAAATGGCCCCGCCTGGACAAGGCCTATCGTCTGGCAGGCACACAGCCACCGAAGCTCGAAGAGACAGAGCGGGTGCGCAACATTTTCCGGGCTCGGGGTCTTCTCGCGACATAG
- the pflB gene encoding formate C-acetyltransferase, with translation MNAIVMSSRVDLNDFPTTNDPWRGFKPGAWQHEVNLRDFILDNITPYEGDASFLSGSTKRTKALWDKVAELLKEERASKGGVLDADTEVVSSITSHGAGYIDRDLEVVFGLQTEKPLKRGIMPFGGWRMVVKGLEAYGFTPSPKLKEVFPSLRKTHNDGVFDVYTDEILRCRKSGLITGLPDAYGRGRIIGDYRRVALYGVDRLIADKQEQMTSLEVSPLDAEILQLREEIAEQIKALNELKEMGAVYGFDLSQPATNAREAVQWTYFAYLAVVKEANGAAMSLGRVSSFLDIYIQRDLDEGTLTEAQAQELIDQFVIKLRLVRFLRTPEYDTLFSGDPTWVTEVLGGMALDGSTLVTRTSFRMLQTLHNLGPAPEPNLTVLWSEKLPKGFKEFCAETSIKTCSLQYENDDLMRPYYGDDYGIACCVSAMQIGKQMQFFGARANLAKALLYAINGGRDEKSGVQVVPAFAPITADVLDYDTVVEKFLPMIEWLARVYVNALNAIHYMHDKYMYERLEMALHDRDVLRTMACGIAGLSVVADSLSAIKHAKVKVIRDERGLATDFEIDGEYPMFGNNDARVDDIASWVVKTFMDILRQQKAYRGATPTQSVLTITSNVVYGKKTGSTPDGRKAGEPFAPGANPMHGRDSKGALASMASVAKLPYEHAQDGISYTFTIVPSALGPTEEERTENLVGMLDGYVAAGGHHMNVNVFDKETLLHAMDHPELYPQLTIRVSGYAVNFIKLTREQQLDVISRTFHQRH, from the coding sequence ATGAACGCCATAGTGATGTCCTCTCGCGTCGATCTCAACGACTTCCCGACGACGAACGACCCGTGGCGTGGCTTCAAGCCCGGCGCGTGGCAGCACGAAGTCAACCTCCGCGACTTCATCCTCGACAACATCACGCCTTACGAGGGCGATGCCTCCTTCCTCAGCGGCTCGACCAAACGGACGAAGGCCCTCTGGGACAAGGTTGCCGAACTCCTGAAAGAGGAACGCGCCTCCAAGGGCGGCGTTCTCGACGCCGACACCGAGGTGGTCTCCTCCATCACCTCGCATGGCGCGGGCTACATCGACCGCGATCTGGAAGTCGTTTTCGGACTGCAAACCGAGAAGCCGCTGAAGCGCGGGATCATGCCGTTCGGCGGCTGGCGCATGGTCGTGAAGGGCCTGGAAGCCTATGGCTTTACACCTTCGCCCAAGCTCAAAGAGGTGTTCCCGAGCCTCCGCAAGACGCACAATGACGGCGTTTTCGACGTTTACACCGATGAAATCCTGCGCTGCCGCAAGTCCGGGCTCATCACCGGTCTTCCCGACGCTTACGGGCGCGGCCGCATCATCGGAGATTACAGGCGCGTCGCCCTTTACGGTGTCGACCGCCTCATCGCCGACAAGCAGGAGCAGATGACCTCGCTGGAGGTGAGCCCGCTCGACGCCGAAATTCTCCAGCTGCGCGAGGAGATCGCCGAGCAGATCAAGGCCCTGAACGAACTCAAGGAGATGGGGGCGGTCTACGGCTTCGATCTTTCCCAGCCGGCAACCAATGCGCGCGAAGCGGTGCAGTGGACGTATTTCGCCTATCTGGCGGTCGTGAAAGAAGCCAATGGCGCGGCCATGTCGCTCGGCCGAGTATCGAGCTTCCTCGACATCTATATCCAGCGCGACCTCGACGAAGGCACCCTCACGGAAGCCCAGGCACAGGAACTCATCGACCAGTTCGTCATCAAGCTGCGTCTCGTCCGCTTCCTGCGCACTCCGGAATATGACACCCTCTTTTCCGGCGACCCGACCTGGGTCACGGAAGTTCTCGGCGGCATGGCTCTCGACGGCTCCACGCTCGTCACGCGTACGAGCTTCCGCATGCTGCAGACGCTGCACAACCTCGGCCCCGCGCCAGAGCCCAATCTCACGGTCCTCTGGTCGGAGAAGCTGCCCAAGGGCTTCAAGGAATTCTGCGCCGAGACCTCCATCAAGACGTGCTCGCTGCAATACGAGAACGACGATCTGATGCGGCCGTATTACGGCGATGATTACGGCATCGCATGCTGTGTCTCGGCCATGCAGATCGGCAAGCAGATGCAGTTCTTCGGCGCTCGCGCGAATCTCGCAAAGGCCCTGCTCTACGCCATCAATGGTGGCCGCGACGAGAAGTCCGGCGTGCAGGTCGTGCCGGCTTTCGCGCCCATCACGGCCGATGTGCTCGACTACGACACGGTCGTGGAGAAGTTTCTGCCCATGATCGAATGGCTGGCGCGGGTCTATGTCAACGCGCTCAACGCCATCCACTACATGCACGACAAGTACATGTATGAGCGCCTCGAGATGGCGCTGCATGACCGCGACGTGCTTCGCACCATGGCCTGCGGCATTGCCGGTCTTTCCGTGGTGGCGGACAGCCTTTCGGCCATCAAGCACGCCAAGGTGAAGGTCATCCGCGACGAGCGCGGGCTTGCCACCGACTTCGAGATCGACGGCGAATATCCGATGTTCGGCAACAACGATGCACGCGTCGACGACATCGCCTCCTGGGTGGTCAAAACCTTCATGGACATTCTGCGCCAGCAGAAGGCCTATCGCGGAGCGACGCCGACGCAGTCGGTTCTGACCATCACCTCCAATGTGGTCTACGGCAAGAAGACGGGATCGACGCCCGACGGCCGCAAGGCCGGCGAGCCTTTCGCACCGGGCGCCAATCCGATGCATGGCCGCGACAGCAAGGGCGCCCTCGCCTCCATGGCGAGTGTCGCGAAGCTGCCTTACGAACATGCCCAGGACGGCATTTCATACACCTTCACGATCGTCCCATCCGCACTCGGACCGACCGAGGAGGAGCGGACGGAAAATCTGGTCGGGATGCTCGACGGCTATGTGGCGGCCGGCGGTCACCACATGAACGTCAACGTCTTCGACAAGGAGACGCTCCTGCACGCGATGGATCATCCAGAGCTCTATCCGCAGCTCACCATCCGCGTGTCGGGCTATGCCGTGAACTTCATCAAGCTGACCAGGGAGCAGCAGCTTGACGTCATCAGCCGCACGTTCCACCAGCGCCACTGA